The Budorcas taxicolor isolate Tak-1 chromosome 2, Takin1.1, whole genome shotgun sequence nucleotide sequence ATGCTCCCACCCTGAAGAGGGTGCCGTCCTCCTCTGGGCGGGCAGGGTCTCGGCAGGCCTACCAACAGGGCGTGGTGTTCTGGGTGAAGAGGGCAGAGGACAGAGAAAGTTAGGTCGGGCTCAGGGAGGATGTCGGGAAGGAAAGCAAGTTCCCAACCCGGAGAGAAATGTTGGCCCTGGCCCCAGGCCGCCCACTACTGAGGCCACAGTGGAGCTCACGCTCCCTGGCGACCCCTGGCCGccctgattctccaggcagaatggGCACAGCCCTTCTCCAAGCAGGACAAGACTCCAGGCACCCAGACATGGGGTTGCTGTACCGGGAGGTCCTCACCCTGGCCCTGCTGCCATCTGGGCTGGGCCACTCTCTGTCTTGGGGGCTGTCCCGTGTGCTGTAGGATGTTTAGTGGTGTCCCTGGCCTCCATTCACTGGATTCCAAGAGTACCCTCCTCCCAGTGTGGCAACCACAGCCTCTGGGTGGTCTCATGTCCCCTGGGGGGCAGAATCACTCTGGCCAAGATGCCCTGCTCCACATCACTGGGCTTTGGCCTGTGGAGATTGGATGGGAGGATCCAGGTTTGCCTCCATGATCCTCGCCATCTCTGGCTTCCTGTCCTGGCAGCCTGAGCCGGGCCAGCACCTACCTGCCCCTCTCATGGGCCTCTGTCAGACCACACGTGATGGTGTCAAGCACATTCTGGACGTCGGAGAGCAGGCGTCCTTCCAGACACAGGGGAAGTCTCCCTCAGGCCCTGCCCTAGACCTGTATCCTCGGACGGCAGATTCTGGAGACGCTGGTCCCTAGTCGTTGGGCCACCAGCCCCAGGCCCTGTCCCACAGGAGGGCCATCTGGAGGAGGACCAGCTCTTGGGGACCAATGCACCCAGGCTGTGGAGGGGCCCGGCCTCCCCAGGCTGGGCTCTCAGGCCCACTGCTCACAGCTGTGTGGCTCCTGGGCAACTCCCAGCCCCTCAACCAGTTTTCCTCATTTGTCTGATGGAGGGACAAGCATGACCCCTGTCCCCAGGGAGGCCAGAGGCAGAGCCCCCGCCTTACCACTGCCTTGTTATCAGTTCTAAAGCCTCTTCCAAGGCTACATTCCTTAGCAGGGGAAGTTACAACTAGAATTGTAAAAAAAACAATTGCCCATTGAGCTGGAAGCTGGCCTCGGGACTTGCCAGGGGACAGGCAGCTCCTGGGCCGCCCTCAGCCTCGGGGTGGGCCCAAGGAGCAGGGCCAGGAGTGCAAAAAGCCGTCAAAGACCGAATGTGACCAACTGAagtctatttatttgtttgtaaTGAGAAAAAACACTACAATCTGTTCAACACTGGGCTGGACACTGCAATGATTAGGGGGCGGGGATGGAGGGGTAGGGCAAGGCCTCTGAGCTCATTACCAATGTCCAAGGCGGAACCTTCTGGAAGACTCTTCCCTTACCCCAAGAgccgggggaaaaaaaatcatcacatGGTCATTGTTGATTCAGATCAGGGAGGACACCTAGCTGGGCCTCAGCGTGAAGCTGATGTCAGCTCAGAGGAGGGGAGGCCAAGGCCCTTCTTCCCAGATGCCCTTCATCCCAGGAGCCCCCAGGCTTGGAAGTTCCAAGGGAGGGAAGGACGCGGTCACACAGCCCCACCTGCCATGTTCCCTCTCCAGCTCTTGGGCCATGCACAACTCTGCACCACCCCGTCTGCTCCAGAAGGCAGGGCGGGCAGCGAGTAGCTCTGGGGGATCCGTGCCCACTCCTCCCAGTTTCTGCCCCAGAGGCGGAGGGATCACAAGGCACGTGACTGCCCCCAGCCTCAAAGGCTGGGTCTCACTTGGTCAACGCGGTGTGCAGCGTCGTCCCGTCCCTTTTGTATCCAGCCAGGTCTCGgagctgcagctcaccaggctgggggcctggggggcGAGGACCCTGGGGATCCTTGTCAGCACACATCCTCAGCCTGGCTCCCCACGGCAGCTCAGGTGAATGGCACGTCCACCGTCGGCCGGGCAGCTCCGGTCACCCGGGACAGAATGGAGCCAGCCCGTGGGAGGACTCATCCTCCAGGCGGGGGTGTGAGCATCCAGCCTGTTATCCTGAGGCCCACGTGGGGAGCAGAGCCTGAGAGTCGGAACTCaggctgtgggtgaggggcctccGGGGGCTGGTTCTGGACGAGGGGCTGGTGTTCCTGCTATTCGACCCCTTGTTGTtctcaggctcctgtgtctttAGGGTCAAGTGTGTCTGTAACACTTGGGTTCCTCCCTCCGAGAAGTTAGTTCTGGCTTTGGAGGAAGGAGCTGGAAGGAACGGGCTGAGTAGTGGGGGAGGCCGGTGAGGGGCACAGAGAAGAAGCCCCTTCCCAAGGCCTCACGCTCCGGGGCAGCGGAAAAAACAGACCACAGTGAATGCTGCCACCAGAGCCGCCCGTGAGGCCGGTGTGCACACGCAGGGCCGGGCTGGGGCTCAGCGGAACTGAAGGTTTTCAGAGAGGGTAGGAGGCCTGGGAGAGCCTGTGGGGTAGACAAGAAGGGAGCAGGGTGAAGGCCGGGGCGGAAATGCTCTGCCCCTACCCCGGGGAACTGGCCTAGGAGCTCCAAGCCAGGCACTGGCACTCCTCCAGGCCCAGAGTCCCTTCCAGGGACCACCAGCTCCCCTCGGCCCCAGCACAAACCATGGCACCAACAGGGGTGCCAGCCCAGGAGGCCGTGGAGCCCTGCTGTGTGGGCTCGGCCCCCATCACAACCTGCTCCAGGTCGTGTCCATGCACGAGTGCACCCTGGTGTTCCCATGGCTCTCAGAAGTGGCCGTGTCCGGGCTGGGCACTCAGCCAGAGCTCAGACAGTGAGCGGGTGCCACCGGCGCTGTCAAGGTCACGTGTACACCCAGGGAAGCACGGCCGGGGACACGGTGGCACCACGGCCCTGGGAAGAAGCTGAGCATCCGGGGCCCAGGGGAAAGAGACTTGATCTTTCGGTAACTTTTCAACATTTGAACCGTGTaagtatgtttttttaaaaaaggagtttaGGACGTGAAAAGACAACGCTCTGGCCAGGGCTTAAGGACTCTGCTTTTCCTCCACAAGTTTTCGAGAAGTGGTCAGGGACCCCCCTGGCCCTGGGCTCTGTCACCCATGACCTGTGTGGCAGATGCCCACCTGGGGCTGCCTGTCCTCACTGCTGACGGTGTgggcgcccccccaccccccatttccCTGACCATCACCCCCTAGGTTTTGCTCCGCTTCCCGCACCCTCTGCTTGGGGTACCTGGGGAGACAGGGCATGCCCCACGTTGCTCTGCTCCCGAACCCGCGTAGCACCGGCCTGCAGCTGGAGCGGGCTGACGGGCCCGGCAGGTGGCCGCCAGTTCCTCTGCAGAGGACAGCCGCAGTCAGATGGCCAGGAAGGCGGCGTCCGCCAGATGCCAGGGGGTGGGGCCCGGCGGAGGCTGCCTGGCTGGCGTCACATGGTCCGGCTGTACTCGATGCCACCCTTGGCGGAGATGCTCGACCATGGCAGGAAGCTGCAGAGCAGGCTCTGGGCCTGGCGGTAGATCCTGTGTGGGATGGAGCAGGGGCTCAGGTTCGCTAGCGCGGAGCCCAGGTGCTGGATGTAGTCCGTGCGGCTCCGTTAAGGAAGATTCCACCTCGCCTGCCCCAACCACTCGGTCAGCACGGTGACCCGCAGGGGCTGCCTGCACACAACACACACCGCTCCTGTGGGTGGCCATGAGCCTGCGCGGCCTCTGCAGGGCTGGGAGCCCCACCAGATGGAGGGGGCTCTGCTGTGCAAACACAGGACCTTCTGagtgcagccccacacacccagacccGACTGAGGCTGGACGTGACTGGGTGCCGTGGGCGGGGTCTGGTGGAGCAAGAGCTCCTGCTGCCCCTAAGCAGGGCCCTGTCCCTGTGACGAGGAGGGGTCTGCAGTCCTGACCCCGTGGATGCCTACAGAGAGCTCCCCACTTCACGTGAGCCAGGCCTGCAGGCTTTTGGGTCACCCCTGTCTTTCCCGTTTATTTCCCTATGAGATGGATAAAGCCTGGACTCATTCGTTTAACTTCtgtctctcacatacacacattattTTGGGGGCCACTCCCTGTGACTGTTAGGAAGTCTCCTGGCCTCCATCGAATCTGTCAAGGGCCAGAGAGAATTGGCCCTTGAAGAGGAAGGTTGAAGaggagggtggagggcagggaaacCCAGCTGGGTCACACACCCGATAAGGAAGGTTTGAATCCAGAGTTCAAAATCAACAAACAACTCTTTTCGCCTCCCGTGCTTGTTTTCTCCTGTCAGCACTAGAGCGGGGGTTTCTGTCTGCCTTAGTCACTGCTGTATCCCCCTCGATCTCAAATAGGAGGCTCTCAGGAGATACTGGACGGATGGATCTTGGGCCAGGCTGACGTCCAGGAAGCACCTACTTTCCCAGCATCCACACCCAGACCATTATATCCTGTCAAGAGGTGCTGGTCAGAGTTGCCCACAACACTTGGGTCCCATGAACTTGGCCTCAGGGATGCCACATGAAGGCAACCGTGGCTTCAGTTGGCGCACAAACCCCACTAGGAAGccaccacccctcacccccacgaGAGAAAGGATATAAGATGGTCCAGGGCGGGTGGCCGCCGTTGATGTAGAGGACATAGGTAAAGCCATCTTTGAGGACCCCGCGGATGGAGTAGTAGTAAGGGAGATAGTGATGCTGCTTGAAGTCTCTGTTCTCGTAGAAGCTTATGGCTGTGCTGTTGGTGGTGAGGACGTGCAGGTAGATGGCTTTGCAGTGGTCCTGGGCAGTGGTTGATATGTGATCCTTTAGACTCTCAAGTAACAGGGACCCTGAGGGGTGAGAGGAAAGGGGTGGTCAGGGGAAGGGAGCATGAGGCAAAGGCTGACCTTCCAGAACCACCCATCGCCGGAGTCTCTAACATCCGATCCCCTGATGGGGCTTGTCAGGTGAGGCTCGAATGTCCCGGACAAGGATGTGAGCCGGCCATGGTCCCTCCCAACTCACTGCCCTCTTAGCCCAGGAAAGCATGGAATGGATGGGCCTGGGTTACGAGGGAAGACCCTGACGCTCACTGGCAGCGTGGGACAGGAGTTTGGAGCTGTGGTGGCGGCAGGGCCCTCAAGGGTGGCAGGCATCCGAAAAACCATGGTTGGGACTGTTCCTTCAATTACACTTCTACTCTTAGTCAAGAAAACCCTGGGGCCGGACGTGAGCTGGGGGTGTGGTGAGAGGCACGGTAAGAAGGGCCCATTCTCTAATGAGGATGCCTGGGAGGGGTTATTCATCTGATCTCACCAGATCTGGGAAGGAGGCCACAGCAGAAAGACCCGGTGAAAcgtgaaaagaagacaggctgaaggctgagagagggtgGGGCCGGCAGACTTGGcaggggcagggaaggaaggaagggtacGAGTCTGGCCCTGACAGAAGGCCAAGgtagagagcaagagagagaccGAACAGGTCTTATGAGAGAGTCGGCAGGGAGCAAGGGTGAGCTGGGGCTACTTACAGGCCACCCCTTACCTATCCCGTGCTTCCTGAACTCCTTCACCACTCCCAGGCTGAGGATGTACGCGACCTGTGTGTCCACGGAGAAGCTGGAGGCCAGAATATCTCCGTCCTAGAGAGAAAGTCAGAGACGGTCGGGTCAGCAATGGAGGCCCCGGTCCCGCGGCAGGGCACGCACAGCTCCCAGGCCGACTTCCGGGACACACACCTGGGGGGACACcagggcaggagaccccaggacaGGGGACAATGGagagccaccccacccccatggaGGCGAGAGGCTGTGGGCCCTTCCGTGAGAAACTGCTGCGAACAGAGCACGTGCAGAGCTGCTTCTCTTGGGGCGGGTGGCAGACCAGGTGGGAGGGTTAGCAAAGCCGGACCAGAGCTGTCACGGTGGGAAGAAGCGCCGCTCAGGGGGCCCTCGGTCCGTGTCAGTCCTCGTTCCAGGAGACGAGGCGGCCCCACGGGGCGCGGGCGCTGTAACTGAAGGACCCCACACAGTCCCACGGGGTCCTGGAGTAcagggggaggcaggtgggggcgGCCGAGAGACATGACAGCCCACGTGGCCTCATGGTTCCAAAGATGGACCACCGGACTGAGAGTCACGCCGCTGACCAGGACCAGGTTCTCATGTTCTTCTGCCTCACAAAGAACCGGAaggctctgctgtgtgtgtggttttcACTCCCTCACTGGAAAGGAGACTTGTGACTCGGCCTGTGTCCCACCCCGTGCTCGCTAAGTGGCTCCAGGTGCTGGATCAGGGGCGGCCAGGCCCGTTCTCACCCCAGCCTCAGCCCCACAGTTAACCTGGATGCAGGCGGACACACCTCTGGCCTCAGGGAGGAAGCCTCCTTCCGGCTCTTGTGACTCGAAGCCACAGGAAGCCCGTGTACCGATCACCCTCCTCCCTACTTCACAGTGGTCACTGTGAAGCCCACGGTCAGGTCTTGCAACTTAATGCATGTATGACTGTGTCACAAACACACAGAATGAAACCAACCACTTAGGACTCTCACACGCTATCTAGGCTCCCGAGGATGGGGCCCAGAACAGGCAGCGTCCAGAGGTGTCAGCCCCTAAGCCATCACTGCAGACACTCACCTCCTTGTGTATCTTG carries:
- the NAA60 gene encoding N-alpha-acetyltransferase 60 → MTEAVPSSALSEVSLRLLCHDDIDTVKHLCGDWFPIEYPDSWYRDITSNKKFFSLAATYRGDIVGMIVAEIKNRTKIHKEDGDILASSFSVDTQVAYILSLGVVKEFRKHGIGSLLLESLKDHISTTAQDHCKAIYLHVLTTNSTAISFYENRDFKQHHYLPYYYSIRGVLKDGFTYVLYINGGHPPWTILDYIQHLGSALANLSPCSIPHRIYRQAQSLLCSFLPWSSISAKGGIEYSRTM